GAGAGTGTATCCTAATGGAAATAATATAAATAATATAATAGCATTATCAGTTGAAGCTACAAATAACGCGCCTTTTACACAGGCTTTAAACATAACAGCAGTAATGTATTATTACCCCGTTGGTAAACCACCATATACAATAATAGCAAATGGCACAACTTTAAGTGTAAATTCTCACTCAACGAGCAGAACAATAATTTATCTTTATTTCACTTCAACCTCGCTTATCCCTGAGATAATAAAATTTGTTATTGTCATACATGGTTTATATGGATATTCGAAACAGCTAGGTAATGTGGAAATGATTTACTCTCCAAATGTCTCGAAAAGTTTTGCAATACTAAGTGGAATAGGCAATAACCAATTTCCTGCAATAAATGCCGTTGGAAGCTTCACTCCAACTGCGAATTTCAACTATTCGTTCAGTTTAATATATTTTCAGTATAATTATACTAATGGTGAAACCGCCCTTCTAACGAGGTTTGAAATATTACCCTTTGGTAATAATTATCTTACACCAGGTAAATACAACATTACCCTTAAGTTCTTAAACTACACTCACTCATTCCCAGTTTTGATTAATAGTAAAAACCCAGTTACGTTTTATCTAGTAACGCCACTAACGAATTACAACTTATCTATCTCCATTGAAGGTCCTTCAAAGTATTATGGTGTCTTCACTATAACTCTGTCATAAGTTAAGAAAAGCTTTTTAGGCAAATGATAAGAATCTTATAACAGTGCCGCCGTAGCTCAGCCTGGTTAGAGCGCCGGACTCATACGCAAAAATCTGGGAAATCCGGTTGTCCGGGGTTCAAATCCCCGCGGCGGCATTTTCTTTCAATTTCCTTAATCTTACGTTTTTAGAAAGAGGATGGGATTGAACGTTCAGACCTAAACAATTTAGCTAGTTAGATAGTACAAATCTAAGGTGATTATTACTAACGTTTCTAACAAACTAACTAGTTCGTATCATGAACTCATAGGAATAAGAATATAAGATTTAATCTAGGTATTAATTAATTATTTCTATTTCTATATGATTTAATATTAACATTTATGATTTCAGAAAATTTATTTTCATTAGTAGCATAACTTATATATAGTTAACTAAGGAGTTGTTCTACTAATTCACGGTATGAATAAACCGTGTTATCTAACAAGAATTTTATCTCTCCTTTGCTTACTTTATAAAAATGGAAAGAATAGTAAAATTAGAGGAACAAGTTAGGAAGGAGAAAAACAAACAAAAAAGGCTAATTTTGTACAACATACTCATCCAAGAGTATTATAATCTATATAAGAGATACAAGAATCCGGAATTTTTAGATAAGGCTCTAGGTTTAATAGATGAGATTGGTGAAAAGAACTCCTCAACACTTAATATTTTAGGATTGATCTACATCGAGAAGAAGGAGTATAATAAGGCTATTTCAATCTTTAATGAATTACTTGATAGCCATAAACTTTCAACTGACGATAAGGACATCATTTTGTATAATCTTGCATTAGCGTATTTCGGAAAAGGCGAGTTAAAAAATGCATATAACATTCTAAAAAGTCTCACCTTAACTTCTAAAGGAGAGATAAATACATTGAGTAGGAAGCTATTGGCTAAAGTCTGTCTAAAATTAGGAGAATCTAACATTACCTATGTAAATGAAGCTAAGGAAATATTAGAAAGTCTTGACATGCCATCAGAAGATTTAGCAGTAGCTTACGCTGTATTAGCTAAACACAATAATGATAAATATTTTTTAGAAAAAGCAAAAAAGATTGCAACAATGTTAGGAAATGAAAGACTATTGGCGGATATTTTATCTATTTCAGATAATGAGGAGGATTTGAAAGAAGCCATCAGACTCTATGCAAAAATAGGTGATTATAAAAATCAATTGAAACCACTATATAAATTATCACGTAGTGATCAATCTATTTTCACTGAGATCCTAGATAGATTAAAGAATATAGAAGATAGTAAAGATAAACTAGAGATTCTTTACGATATTTACAGAAGAACTAACCTAATATATTTCCTTAAAGAGGCTATAAAAACTGCAGAAAAAATAGAGGATTATTTATTTTTAGCGAGAGCTTATGTAGAATTAGCAAATTATGAGGATGAGGCTTCAAATTTGAAGAAAGCCGTCTTATTTTACGAAAAATACATACAGAGTAAACAGTGATGGAAAAGAAAAATGATATAATTCCTTTTTGTTTTTAACTATTATCATGATTAAGCATGCTGAATACACTAGGCATGGGATTACCGAGCCACTAATGCTAATAATGGTATATAAGAAGGTAGAGGACGGAAAGGTTGTTTCTGCATTCAGATTTTCAGTGTACAAAAACATGGTGATAACAGTTTATGAGGATGACAAACTTCAAGGTGGAGAGGTTCTGGATTTTGATATTTATAACATTACAAATCTGATAAATAAGATAAAAAAGTATTACGATGAAAACATAGATGATCTTGTAATATTTGGAGAAAAGCCATATGTAGACGAATTTCTTAATAAGTTTTTAGATGATGAGGAAAGCGAATCTTGATTCATGAAGAGCCATTCATGCTCTGAAGTTTCGGAAAATTTTACTGGGAAAAGAGAGGATTCGCAAATATTCAGATCACCTTTTTATTGTCTTATAAGTTTCACATAGAATAGAGCATACATCTTCACGTTTTAATGGTTTCAGACGTAGCCACGAGCAACAAAAACACTAATATCAGCTTGCCTATGACGAGACTCAATAGAAAACAAATCAAAAAAACTACAACATATCCCCACAAACCATGAGAAATTACATAGAGGAACAAGGAATACAAATAACAGACAAACTACTACACAAAATACAAGAAATAGCAAAAGAACTACTAAAAGGAGTAGAAGTAGTAGACATAAGCATAGACTGGACGGGAATGGGGAGAGAAAGTAGAGGGAATAGGAAGTGGGGAAAAGGGATATCAATGGAACTACGCAACAGCAACAACGACAAAATAGTCATCCTAGCGTTCACACCATACACAAATGGAATGAGAAAAGATGAGATTGTGAAAACGCTAGTTAAACAAGTCACATCACTAGGATTCAAAATTGGTATAATAGCACTTGACGCAGGCTTTTACAGCGTTGAAGTAATAAGGTTCCTCTCGCAGTTCAAGTACATTATTTCTGTTCCAGTTGGTGATGTTAAGATTTATGATGAGTATGATGGTACTTATACTACTAGAAGTGGTAGGGTGAGTGGTTAAGTTAGTTTTAGGTTGATTGTTCATGGTCGTGAGGTTACGAGGAAGGGTAAGTGTCGTGTTGAGTATGTTGCTAGGGGTACTAATCTTGATTTGCCTAAACATGAGGTTTTGAGGTTGTATGATGGGATTAGGAATCCCATTGAGACTTCTTATAGAGAGATTAAGGGTTTTCTTGTTTTTACTTGTTCTAGGAGTTGGGTTTTTCACTTGTTTGTCTTTGTTTTGGCTATGTTTTTGTACTCTTTGTTCTTTAAGGATGAGGTTAATAAAAGGGATTTCAAGCTTCTTCTCGTTTTGCTTTTCATAGGCGAGATACAAGATGACTTTGTATCAGAACTAATTAAAATTATGGAAAGGCTTTTTATTTATCTTAATTTATTATCAAGGGGGTGATTTTTGGGAATACCGTTTAGGGTGGAGAGAAGTCAGTGCAGAAACAAAGCTTTTTAGATTAAACGAGAATAACAATATATGATGAATGAATTAATTGGAATTTACACGTCGGATAATTCTAATTCCCCTTATCAATCATTTAATTATCTTGTAAAAATAGTGGAGGATAATGAGTATGGAATAATTATAAAGCTATCAAATAATCCTCCATATAAAGTTGATTCCCACGAAGCTTTTGTGATGATCTTTCGTGATAGAAAAGGAAACATTGTAAGTATAGACATTGAATATAAGGGTACGGACGATGCTTCAGATAATTAGAGCAAAATACGAAGTTAAAAAGATAAACCCTACTAAAATTTCAATAAAAACCAAAGAAGAGAACTTGATTATTCAAATATTTTTTATTCCTATTGCTGTTTTTGTAACATCTGATTACAAGAGTATTTCTCCCATAATTAATCCAGTTATTGCAATAGATACTGATAAACCTAAATACGGTGAATTATGTTCCCCTATTAAGATTTCCTCTCATACTCCTGAAAAAATAGAAGAACAGAAAATTTTGGATGAAGGAGGAACTGAGATATATCTCAATGAGAATGAGAGGGAGTACCTAATTAAAGGTAAAATCACAAACCTTAACATATATACAGATTTAAGGGACCAATTAGGTAATCCGTGTGTGAACATTTCATGGACAGTCTTGACGATTGCGAAATAGATTGCGGATTTGTGATCAGTGAAAAGAAGAGAAGACTTTTGGAGAAGAGACTTTATGAAGAGATAAAACCCCTTTTAGAAAATAGAAACGTTCCCTTTATGAAATTTTGCGATATTTTAAATTACGTTTGTCATAATCCTAACGAATATTCGTGTTTGCAATGTTATGATGCTAACTTAATGGACTATGTTACTAACGTTTGTGCGACAAGCTGTGAAAATAAAAGTAGAGAGAGCTTCTGCTTCGAAATTCAAGATATATATTTTAACGTAATAGCGGAAAGCGGTGATGAAATCATAATAGTCACTTTTTATATAATTTCTGATCCTAAAGATTTTAAAAATAAATGTAATGATAGATTTATAGAAAAATAACTATTCTAGAGTCTATATGCCTCAAATAATTAAATCTTTTATCTTTAATAACTTATTTATTATCATAATAATGTAATCAATTCTAAATAACTATGAGTGTGTTTCTAGTGTCGTAAATGGGTATAAACTATTTCTAGATCATTTTAATATATTGATTTCCATTTTATCTTAATAAAGAGAATTGATATATGTGAAAATCTCAACTACACTACAATACTATGAGCATACTAGACCACTCTACTTTTAATAAAGTGACACTGTTCCAAAAATAAGACTTACTGTTCCATTTACGCCTTTATAGAGAGAATGTAAGTCTCTTTCAATTTAATATAAAATAAGTGCCGCGGCCGGGATTTGAACCCGGGTCACGGGCTCGAAAGGCCCGCATACTTTCGGCGTAACCTGCACTTGACCGGGCTATACTACCGCGGCACTAGTATGATATCTGTTATGAAAGGTAATTTAAAGTTTTTGAGTTAGAGTTTAGTGGATCCTCACATGGTAAGAAAAATGACTTTTATTGCGATATTTTTAAGGTTAGGAAGTGAATAGATGTAGTACACTATTGATCTCTGGCAATCTGGCTGACTTCAATAAAATACATATTTCCGCGCTATATTTGTTTATGAAATGAATAAACAGTATAAAAGAAGTTTGCGAGTTAGATTGTATTTTAATTCAAATTATATTGTATAGTATAAAGGGCAAATAACGTAGATAGTTTTTGGCTTAACTGTATAATTAATCAATTTTATTTTAATACTTCATGGTAGTTACAAGGATTGTCTTTTCTTAGTCTTTGATAAAATATTTAAACCCTTTTTTACTAATACATTTTTATGCCAGTTGAAGAAGTTGTAAAGGTTTCTCGTAACTATCAAGTAACAATACCTGCAAAGGTTAGGCAAAAGTTCCAAATCAAAGAAGGAGATTTAGTAAAAGTAATTTATGACGAAAATGAAGGAGTTGTGAAGATTCAAGTTCTAAAAAGTTAAAACCAATTTAACAAGTCAATTATTTTTTCCATAAATTTCTTTTTATCTATTTCATATACTACTTCAGCATTTGGCTTATCCGACCACCTAGTATCTGCATCAAACCTATCAACTAATGTCATGCCTCTTGTAATTCCATCAGTATTATCAATCGCTACAAATCTCTTCTCCTTCCTTGTTGCAATTCTCTCATCAATTGCTATTGCAGTAGTTATGGCGTCTGGATGTGGATGGCCATTGATCTTCTGTATATTTGATGAGTATTGTCGATAATGTGAATACATCATGATGTAAAGCTCGCTCATTTTGGTCCTCATATTCTTAATCAAGTTCCATTCTTCATCGGTTACTGGGTAATTAATTATAACATCCCAGGGTACTAAGGTAATATTGAAACCAGCATCAAATACTATCTTAGCCGCATCTGGGTCAACCCATATATTAAACTCAGCTACTGGTGTAATATTTCCTATGCTGAAAATTGAGCCACCCATTATCCAAACTCTTTTTATTTTCCTTACTATTGAGTTATCCAACAAATAGGCGAGTGCTAAATTAGTTAAAGGTGATATTGCAAGAAATTCTAACTCTCCTTTATATTTCTCTGCTAAATCTATTATGGCTAATGAAGCGTGCTTTCCTTGGGCATTGAACCTCTTGGGTTCTACTAATATATCACCTATCCCGCCTTTTCCATGAACTTTTTCCACTGTCATAAAGTTCTTAATTAGCGGTCTCTTAGATCCCGGATATACCGGAATATCACGATTAATTTGCTCCAATGCCCATAATGCGTTCTTTACTTCTTGTTCAAAAGGTATATTTCCTTCTACAATAGTTACTCCAACTACGTCAATATTATTTTTTAAAAGAAGATACAAACTTAATATGTCATCTTCTGCAGTATCACAGTCTATTATAAAATGTCTCATGTTATAGTATTGCAATCGCAGGACTTAAAGGTATTGCTTGTGACTTTTTGCCTTTTATATCTGGTGCCATAGGATCATCTGCATCATATATTACTATCTCAGAAACACCTAACTTCTTCAAAAGGTAATTCATGTTCCTTATTACTATTTGCTCCTCATCTACTTCATTATTTAATAAATAATCTCTTATATTCTTGTTTAATTTTGAAACTACAACGTAAATTTTTTCACTAATCTTATCCTTATTTTCAATAACAAAGTCCCTCATTGAAACTCCATCATTTAGTGCTACGATTGCTTTTTTGACTAATTGTTTCGCATTATCATTATCACTGATATATAATATTACTTTTTCTGCTTTCTTTTGTATGTAATCTTCTAATTCCTTTACACTCCCTATAATTGTGTTAAGATAGTCTACCTCAAATATAGCTTCTGGATAATACTCTAGTTCATTAGCTTCTGGATACCTCTCAAGTGACACGAAAGTGTTTGACACCTTATGCCAAAGTTCTTCTGAAATATGGGGAGCGAATGGCGCTAATCCCCTTATCCACGTTTCCATCACTTTTCTTATAACATTCTGATTGGGAACTTCAACTAAATCAAAATAATCTCTTAGTGTATAATACATTTGGTACAAAAGCAGATTAACTCCAT
The nucleotide sequence above comes from Sulfolobus tengchongensis. Encoded proteins:
- a CDS encoding tetratricopeptide repeat protein, producing the protein MERIVKLEEQVRKEKNKQKRLILYNILIQEYYNLYKRYKNPEFLDKALGLIDEIGEKNSSTLNILGLIYIEKKEYNKAISIFNELLDSHKLSTDDKDIILYNLALAYFGKGELKNAYNILKSLTLTSKGEINTLSRKLLAKVCLKLGESNITYVNEAKEILESLDMPSEDLAVAYAVLAKHNNDKYFLEKAKKIATMLGNERLLADILSISDNEEDLKEAIRLYAKIGDYKNQLKPLYKLSRSDQSIFTEILDRLKNIEDSKDKLEILYDIYRRTNLIYFLKEAIKTAEKIEDYLFLARAYVELANYEDEASNLKKAVLFYEKYIQSKQ
- a CDS encoding AbrB/MazE/SpoVT family DNA-binding domain-containing protein, which gives rise to MPVEEVVKVSRNYQVTIPAKVRQKFQIKEGDLVKVIYDENEGVVKIQVLKS
- a CDS encoding nucleoside hydrolase; this translates as MRHFIIDCDTAEDDILSLYLLLKNNIDVVGVTIVEGNIPFEQEVKNALWALEQINRDIPVYPGSKRPLIKNFMTVEKVHGKGGIGDILVEPKRFNAQGKHASLAIIDLAEKYKGELEFLAISPLTNLALAYLLDNSIVRKIKRVWIMGGSIFSIGNITPVAEFNIWVDPDAAKIVFDAGFNITLVPWDVIINYPVTDEEWNLIKNMRTKMSELYIMMYSHYRQYSSNIQKINGHPHPDAITTAIAIDERIATRKEKRFVAIDNTDGITRGMTLVDRFDADTRWSDKPNAEVVYEIDKKKFMEKIIDLLNWF